In a single window of the Syngnathus typhle isolate RoL2023-S1 ecotype Sweden linkage group LG19, RoL_Styp_1.0, whole genome shotgun sequence genome:
- the kbtbd2 gene encoding kelch repeat and BTB domain-containing protein 2 isoform X1 has translation MSGLGERRPVNADYAVSLLEQLKFFYEQKLLTDVVLLVDDTEFPCHKMVLAACSSYFRAMFMGSLSESKQTHVHLRNVDATTLQIIITYAYTGHLAISDSTVEPLYETACFLQVEDALLQCRDYLVKKINPENCVRMLSIGDLFSCTELKQCAKRMVEHKFPTVYRQDAFLQLSHELLLDVLSSDNLNVEKEETVREAAMLWLEYNMEARSQHLSSVLSQIRIDALSEVTQRAWFQGLPPNDKSVVVQGLYKSMPKFFKPRLGMTKEEMLIFMEALSETPGVSVMMSSVPAAMVCYSPQAEKVYKLRNPPRNLQKVGTLVTPDNDVFIAGGEVVLENTFNRGGGLQVDSFFWLDAQQNTWVPKTPMLCARLKPSLVYCDGYIYAVGGDNVSGELNRRTVERYDREKDEWSMVSPLPLAWSWSTCVTAHDCIYVLTLDLMYCYLPRADAWVEMAVRKTSRCYASAAAFGDLIFYLGGLHVVGGSGSGARLPPGAHDGSSLAVEIYDVNKNEWRQAANIPAKRYSDPCVRAVVLLGGLCVFMRETHMHERPRYAIYQYDVELDRWYLRQPVSERVLWELGDNFYCAVGKLYPSCLEESPWKPPTYLFSSDGSEDFDVDGELVSLPLV, from the exons ATGTCGGGTCTGGGCGAGCGCCGGCCGGTCAATGCGGACTACGCCGTCTCCTTGCTGGAGCAGCTCAAGTTCTTCTACGAGCAGAAACTGCTGACGGACGTGGTGCTGCTTGTGGATGACACTGAGTTCCcgtgccacaagatggtgctGGCCGCGTGCAGCTCCTACTTCAG GGCGATGTTCATGGGCAGTCTGAGCGAGAGCAAGCAGACGCACGTGCACCTGAGGAACGTGGACGCCACAACGCTGCAGATCATCATCACGTACGCGTACACGGGCCACCTGGCCATCAGCGACAGCACCGTGGAGCCGCTCTACGAGACCGCCTGCTTCCTACAG GTGGAGGACGCCCTGCTGCAGTGTCGCGACTACCTGGTAAAGAAGATCAACCCCGAGAACTGCGTGCGTATGCTGAGCATCGGCGACTTGTTCAGCTGCACCGAGTTGAAGCAGTGCGCCAAGCGCATGGTGGAGCACAAGTTCCCCACCGTGTACCGGCAGGACGCCTTCCTGCAGCTGTCGCATGAGCTGCTGCTGGACGTGCTGAGCAGCGACAACCTCAACGTGGAGAAGGAGGAGACGGTGCGTGAGGCGGCCATGCTGTGGCTGGAGTACAACATGGAGGCGCGCTCGCAGCACCTGTCGTCGGTGCTTAGCCAAATCCGCATCGACGCGCTCTCGGAGGTGACCCAGCGGGCCTGGTTCCAGGGCCTGCCGCCCAATGACAAGTCTGTGGTGGTGCAGGGTCTCTACAAGTCCATGCCCAAGTTCTTCAAGCCACGCCTGGGCATGACCAAGGAGGAGATGCTCATCTTCATGGAGGCGCTATCAGAGACGCCGGGGGTGAGCGTGATGATGTCGTCGGTGCCCGCCGCCATGGTGTGCTACAGCCCGCAGGCCGAGAAGGTCTACAAGCTGCGCAACCCGCCGCGCAACCTGCAGAAGGTGGGCACGCTAGTCACGCCTGACAACGACGTTTTCATCGCCGGCGGCGAGGTGGTGCTGGAGAACACCTTCAACCGCGGCGGTGGCCTGCAGGTGGACAGCTTCTTCTGGCTGGACGCCCAGCAGAACACCTGGGTGCCCAAGACGCCTATGCTGTGCGCCCGCCTCAAGCCCTCGCTGGTCTACTGTGACGGCTACATCTACGCCGTGGGCGGCGACAACGTGAGCGGCGAGCTCAACCGCCGCACAGTGGAGCGCTACGACCGCGAGAAGGACGAGTGGAGCATGGTGAGCCCGCTGCCGCTGGCCTGGAGCTGGAGCACCTGCGTGACAGCGCACGACTGCATCTACGTGCTCACCCTCGACCTCATGTACTGCTACCTGCCGCGCGCCGACGCCTGGGTGGAGATGGCCGTGCGTAAGACCAGCCGCTGCtacgcctcggccgccgccttCGGGGACCTCATCTTCTACCTGGGTGGCCTGCACGTGGTGGGCGGCTCGGGCAGTGGCGCCCGCCTACCACCGGGCGCCCACGACGGCTCCTCGCTGGCCGTGGAGATCTACGACGTCAATAAGAACGAGTGGCGCCAGGCTGCCAACATCCCGGCCAAGCGCTACTCGGACCCGTGCGTGCGCGCTGTGGTGCTGCTGGGCGGCCTTTGTGTCTTCATGCGCGAGACCCACATGCACGAGCGGCCCAGGTATGCCATTTACCAGTACGACGTAGAGCTAGACCGCTGGTACCTGCGGCAGCCCGTGTCAGAGCGCGTCCTCTGGGAGCTGGGTGACAACTTCTATTGCGCCGTAGGCAAGCTTTACCCGTCCTGCCTGGAGGAGTCCCCATGGAAGCCGCCCACCTACCTCTTCTCCTCCGACGGCAGCGAGGATTTCGACGTAGACGGTGAGCTGGTATCGCTCCCCCTCGTATAG
- the kbtbd2 gene encoding kelch repeat and BTB domain-containing protein 2 isoform X2: MSGLGERRPVNADYAVSLLEQLKFFYEQKLLTDVVLLVDDTEFPCHKMVLAACSSYFRAMFMGSLSESKQTHVHLRNVDATTLQIIITYAYTGHLAISDSTVEPLYETACFLQVEDALLQCRDYLVKKINPENCVRMLSIGDLFSCTELKQCAKRMVEHKFPTVYRQDAFLQLSHELLLDVLSSDNLNVEKEETVREAAMLWLEYNMEARSQHLSSVLSQIRIDALSEVTQRAWFQGLPPNDKSVVVQGLYKSMPKFFKPRLGMTKEEMLIFMEALSETPGVSVMMSSVPAAMVCYSPQAEKVYKLRNPPRNLQKVGTLVTPDNDVFIAGGEVVLENTFNRGGGLQVDSFFWLDAQQNTWVPKTPMLCARLKPSLVYCDGYIYAVGGDNVSGELNRRTVERYDREKDEWSMVSPLPLAWSWSTCVTAHDCIYVLTLDLMYCYLPRADAWVEMAVRKTSRCYASAAAFGDLIFYLGGLHVVGGSGSGARLPPGAHDGSSLAVEIYDVNKNEWRQAANIPAKRYSDPCVRAVVLLGGLCVFMRETHMHERPRQALPVLPGGVPMEAAHLPLLLRRQRGFRRRR, from the exons ATGTCGGGTCTGGGCGAGCGCCGGCCGGTCAATGCGGACTACGCCGTCTCCTTGCTGGAGCAGCTCAAGTTCTTCTACGAGCAGAAACTGCTGACGGACGTGGTGCTGCTTGTGGATGACACTGAGTTCCcgtgccacaagatggtgctGGCCGCGTGCAGCTCCTACTTCAG GGCGATGTTCATGGGCAGTCTGAGCGAGAGCAAGCAGACGCACGTGCACCTGAGGAACGTGGACGCCACAACGCTGCAGATCATCATCACGTACGCGTACACGGGCCACCTGGCCATCAGCGACAGCACCGTGGAGCCGCTCTACGAGACCGCCTGCTTCCTACAG GTGGAGGACGCCCTGCTGCAGTGTCGCGACTACCTGGTAAAGAAGATCAACCCCGAGAACTGCGTGCGTATGCTGAGCATCGGCGACTTGTTCAGCTGCACCGAGTTGAAGCAGTGCGCCAAGCGCATGGTGGAGCACAAGTTCCCCACCGTGTACCGGCAGGACGCCTTCCTGCAGCTGTCGCATGAGCTGCTGCTGGACGTGCTGAGCAGCGACAACCTCAACGTGGAGAAGGAGGAGACGGTGCGTGAGGCGGCCATGCTGTGGCTGGAGTACAACATGGAGGCGCGCTCGCAGCACCTGTCGTCGGTGCTTAGCCAAATCCGCATCGACGCGCTCTCGGAGGTGACCCAGCGGGCCTGGTTCCAGGGCCTGCCGCCCAATGACAAGTCTGTGGTGGTGCAGGGTCTCTACAAGTCCATGCCCAAGTTCTTCAAGCCACGCCTGGGCATGACCAAGGAGGAGATGCTCATCTTCATGGAGGCGCTATCAGAGACGCCGGGGGTGAGCGTGATGATGTCGTCGGTGCCCGCCGCCATGGTGTGCTACAGCCCGCAGGCCGAGAAGGTCTACAAGCTGCGCAACCCGCCGCGCAACCTGCAGAAGGTGGGCACGCTAGTCACGCCTGACAACGACGTTTTCATCGCCGGCGGCGAGGTGGTGCTGGAGAACACCTTCAACCGCGGCGGTGGCCTGCAGGTGGACAGCTTCTTCTGGCTGGACGCCCAGCAGAACACCTGGGTGCCCAAGACGCCTATGCTGTGCGCCCGCCTCAAGCCCTCGCTGGTCTACTGTGACGGCTACATCTACGCCGTGGGCGGCGACAACGTGAGCGGCGAGCTCAACCGCCGCACAGTGGAGCGCTACGACCGCGAGAAGGACGAGTGGAGCATGGTGAGCCCGCTGCCGCTGGCCTGGAGCTGGAGCACCTGCGTGACAGCGCACGACTGCATCTACGTGCTCACCCTCGACCTCATGTACTGCTACCTGCCGCGCGCCGACGCCTGGGTGGAGATGGCCGTGCGTAAGACCAGCCGCTGCtacgcctcggccgccgccttCGGGGACCTCATCTTCTACCTGGGTGGCCTGCACGTGGTGGGCGGCTCGGGCAGTGGCGCCCGCCTACCACCGGGCGCCCACGACGGCTCCTCGCTGGCCGTGGAGATCTACGACGTCAATAAGAACGAGTGGCGCCAGGCTGCCAACATCCCGGCCAAGCGCTACTCGGACCCGTGCGTGCGCGCTGTGGTGCTGCTGGGCGGCCTTTGTGTCTTCATGCGCGAGACCCACATGCACGAGCGGCCCAG GCAAGCTTTACCCGTCCTGCCTGGAGGAGTCCCCATGGAAGCCGCCCACCTACCTCTTCTCCTCCGACGGCAGCGAGGATTTCGACGTAGACGGTGA
- the buc gene encoding bucky ball, producing MEDEGRQSQSCGNEQQTIQHSRPFFYVQPPSQPYYLYQQWPMQNPYSHYGLQAGFHFGRPYMSPQYMPYQGLVVPHPPLHPMDYRRMFEPRFYPPTWNDDGSRPPHQQAHGQRQTANSEVQTEPCGSINKLVDFLEKIELDSGMASHSSGTSFPLEEKKGEEQCAAHLLTQVMAARSESQAVAFSDSTTAVYGGETSHMSLDASSPQGYWPGGLEVAPPLDSSSFHEDGPHPENSTTSEPFIAHDKSDAENIQSEFVAAVCSPPKSDADPSPPLSPSSEKPDGEESFDKVLSDVETDYKILQLPFQGVFSAGAASRFSSSSSLYYQNHRLSGHERVSVLSPSLDEFSSRDEMFSTDLEDVDLYPRRAYSGRRTTNVAEAERASEEVPAAHVWLPNKTNKRLKCNCCGASLPKGGTRSKVHTAKMYRDEAATSEEDDGCKRGCEPSRAPPRNYPPPGKSHLDPQKQPVKFWTKRSQYKDPVESTAQGYDNRTGETEFRTYKERGQRGVSERSKRNVGSGAIPRRWPTSALQRQESSRPRAPMTPPRPRRDDDSNDDDNYKELPSLPWDNGSPR from the exons ATGGAAG atgaaGGCAGGCAATCACAATCCTGTGGTAACGAGCAGCAGACAATTCAGCACTCCAGACCTTTTTTCTACGTGCAACCTCCATCCCAACCTTACTACCTGTATCAGCAGTGGCCAATGCAGAACCCTTACAGCCACTATGGTCTCCAAGCAG GTTTTCATTTTGGCCGCCCCTACATGAGTCCTCAGTACATGCCGTACCAGGGCCTCGTTGTCCCTCACCCCCCGTTGCATCCGATGGATTACCGCCGCATGTTTGAGCCTCGTTTTTACCCGCCCACCTGGAATGACGACGGCTCACGCCCGCCGCATCAGCAGGCTCACGGCCAGCGGCAGACTGCCAACTCCGAGGTCCAAACCGAACCCTGCGGCTCCATCAACAAGCTGGTGGACTTCCTGGAGAAGATAGAGCTGGACTCGGGGATGGCGTCGCACTCCTCCGGGACGTCCTTTCCGTTGGAGGAGAAGAAAGGTGAAGAGCAGTGCGCCGCTCACCTTCTGACCCAGGTGATGGCGGCCCGTTCAGAGTCTCAAGCGGTGGCGTTCAGTGACTCCACCACAGCTGTGTACGGCGGCGAAACCAGCCACATGAGCTTGGATGCCTCCTCACCTCAGGGGTACTGGCCCGGAGGGCTGGAAGTGGCCCCCCCTCTTGATAGCTCTTCCTTTCATGAGGACGGTCCACATCCCGAGAATTCAACCACGTCTGAGCCTTTCATCGCTCACGATAAGTCCGACGCGGAAAATATCCAGTCAGAGTTTGTTGCGGCCGTTTGCAGCCCTCCCAAATCCGATGCTGACCCGTCTCCTCCTCTGTCTCCCTCGTCCGAGAAGCCCGACGGTGAAGAGAGTTTCGACAAAGTTTTGAGCGATGTCGAGACCGATTACAAGATTCTCCAGCTGCCCTTCCAGGGCGTTTTCAGCGCGGGAGCAGCATCGCGCTTTTCGTCCTCGTCCTCCCTCTACTACCAGAACCACCGCCTCTCCGGCCACGAGCGCGTAAGCGTTCTCAGCCCATCCCTGGACGAGTTCTCCTCTCGGGATGAGATGTTTTCCACAGACCTCGAGGACGTGGATCTCTACCCCCGGCGAGCCTACTCGGGAAGGAGGACGACAAACGTGGCGGAGGCCGAGCGGGCGTCAGAGGAAGTTCCCGCAGCGCACGTGTGGCTTCCCAACAAGACCAACAAGAGGCTCAAGTGCAACTGCTGCGGTGCAAGTCTGCCTAAGGGTGGCACTCGCAGCAAAGTCCACACCGCCAAGATGTATCGGGATGAAGCCGCCACCTCCGAGGAGGACGATGGCTGCAAAAGAGGCTGCGAGCCATCGCGAGCACCGCCCAGAAATTATCCTCCTCCCGGCAAGTCTCACTTGGACCCCCAGAAGCAGCCCGTCAAGTTCTGGACCAAACGGAGTCAGTACAAAGACCCCGTGGAGTCCACCGCTCAGGGTTATGACAACAGAACCGGAGAGACCGAGTTTAGAACTTACAAGG AGAGAGGCCAGCGCGGCGTGTCCGAGCGCAGCAAGAGGAATGTCGGCAGCGGAGCCATTCCCAGAAGATGGCCTACGTCCGCTCTGCAGCGACAAG AGTCGAGCAGGCCGAGGGCGCCGATGACACCTCCAAGACCCCGACGTGACGACGACAGCAACGACGACGACAACTATAAAGAACTGCCGTCCTTGCCCTGGGACAacg GTTCCCCTCGATGA
- the LOC133143937 gene encoding aurora kinase B-like isoform X1 yields MQNKENNEPRAFQKLSSSILAGPQRVPVKPRRGTDKNVVMEPVRQYVGSSSSLVPKQISIEDFDIGRPLGKGKFGNVYLAKIKKLESIVALKVMFKSQMEKEGVEHQLRREIEIQAHLKHPNILRFYNYFHDLKRVFLVLEFAPRGELYKELQRLGRFDDQRTATFMEEISDALLYCHAKKVIHRDIKPENLLLGYRGELKMADFGWSVHAPSLRRRTMCGTLDYLPPEMIEGRTHSEKVDLWCIGILCYECLVGNPPFETASHATTYKRITKVDLKYPSIISEGARDLIGKLLRHCPADRLPLQRVIDHPWVRENSRRILPPVCPTKTS; encoded by the exons ATGCAG aataaagaaaataatgagCCGAGAGCTTTCCAGAAACTG AGCTCGAGCATCCTGGCTGGCCCACAACGTGTTCCGGTTAAACCGCGACGAGGCACAGACAAAAATGTTGTCATGG AACCCGTAAGACAATATGTTGGTTCATCCTCCAGTTTGGTTCCGAA GCAGATCAGTATTGAAGACTTTGACATCGGTCGACCACTGGGGAAGGGCAAGTTTGGCAATGTGTACCTCGCCAAGATAAAGAAGCTGGAAAGCATTGTGGCTCTCAAAGTGATGTTCAAGTCCCAGATGGAGAAGGAAGGTGTGGAGCACCAACTCAGAAGGGAGATCGAGATCCAGGCTCACCTCAA GCATCCCAACATCCTTCGCTTTTACAACTATTTTCATGACCTTAAGAGGGTGTTTTTGGTGCTGGAGTTTGCGCCACGTGGCGAGTTATACAAGGAGCTCCAGAGATTAGGACGCTTTGACGATCAGCGCACTGCCACC tttatGGAAGAGATCTCCGATGCACTGCTGTACTGTCACGCAAAGAAAGTGATCCATCGTGACATCAAACCAGAGAATCTCCTACTTGGCTATCGTGGAGAGCTGAAAATGGCTGATTTCGGTTGGTCAGTTCATGCGCCTTCCCTCAG GCGGCGCACGATGTGCGGTACGCTGGATTACCTTCCTCCCGAGATGATCGAAGGCCGCACCCATAGTGAGAAAGTGGACCTGTGGTGCATCGGGATCCTCTGTTACGAGTGTCTTGTGGGGAATCCTCCCTTTGAAACGGCTTCTCATGCTACTACGTACAAAAGAATCACCAAG GTGGATCTAAAGTACCCAAGCATCATTTCAGAAGGTGCACGCGACCTGATCGGCAAGCTGCTTCGCCACTGCCCCGCCGATCGTCTACCGCTACAGCGCGTCATTGATCACCCGTGGGTCCGTGAAAACTCTCGGCGGATCTTACCCCCGGTCTGTCCTACCAAAACCTCATGA
- the LOC133143937 gene encoding aurora kinase B-like isoform X2, whose translation MFKSQMEKEGVEHQLRREIEIQAHLKHPNILRFYNYFHDLKRVFLVLEFAPRGELYKELQRLGRFDDQRTATFMEEISDALLYCHAKKVIHRDIKPENLLLGYRGELKMADFGWSVHAPSLRRRTMCGTLDYLPPEMIEGRTHSEKVDLWCIGILCYECLVGNPPFETASHATTYKRITKVDLKYPSIISEGARDLIGKLLRHCPADRLPLQRVIDHPWVRENSRRILPPVCPTKTS comes from the exons ATGTTCAAGTCCCAGATGGAGAAGGAAGGTGTGGAGCACCAACTCAGAAGGGAGATCGAGATCCAGGCTCACCTCAA GCATCCCAACATCCTTCGCTTTTACAACTATTTTCATGACCTTAAGAGGGTGTTTTTGGTGCTGGAGTTTGCGCCACGTGGCGAGTTATACAAGGAGCTCCAGAGATTAGGACGCTTTGACGATCAGCGCACTGCCACC tttatGGAAGAGATCTCCGATGCACTGCTGTACTGTCACGCAAAGAAAGTGATCCATCGTGACATCAAACCAGAGAATCTCCTACTTGGCTATCGTGGAGAGCTGAAAATGGCTGATTTCGGTTGGTCAGTTCATGCGCCTTCCCTCAG GCGGCGCACGATGTGCGGTACGCTGGATTACCTTCCTCCCGAGATGATCGAAGGCCGCACCCATAGTGAGAAAGTGGACCTGTGGTGCATCGGGATCCTCTGTTACGAGTGTCTTGTGGGGAATCCTCCCTTTGAAACGGCTTCTCATGCTACTACGTACAAAAGAATCACCAAG GTGGATCTAAAGTACCCAAGCATCATTTCAGAAGGTGCACGCGACCTGATCGGCAAGCTGCTTCGCCACTGCCCCGCCGATCGTCTACCGCTACAGCGCGTCATTGATCACCCGTGGGTCCGTGAAAACTCTCGGCGGATCTTACCCCCGGTCTGTCCTACCAAAACCTCATGA